In Cynocephalus volans isolate mCynVol1 chromosome 16, mCynVol1.pri, whole genome shotgun sequence, the following proteins share a genomic window:
- the TPD52L3 gene encoding LOW QUALITY PROTEIN: tumor protein D55 (The sequence of the model RefSeq protein was modified relative to this genomic sequence to represent the inferred CDS: inserted 2 bases in 1 codon) — MVVGIPNHHKCFMTSSASGASRPPDRMSRLLHPDLAPSPPPHRPEVSTCGRRRPLRRPGHRLAAPGVHSTGQDTDPPCLESNPTGQGSEPTDLDLDSAGQDYFSADQEFDSLYQELDLDSLNEDLLSQAMPDAMAETSVSPYESHPTCEPEYLTVAERMELKSELAKLQAEIIALATXLAAQERRCGELQRKLDFTALVGLRQNLSKSWHDVQVSSAYGKRKTSAALSTMSSAICRKLGDMKSTTFRSLEGLMGTIKSRVAGGRQLDSDCLPSSAGSGGDPLPVLGSGDDLLPFLAPK; from the exons ATGGTCGTTGGGATCCCAAACCACCACAAGTGCTTCATGACCTCCAGTGCCTCCGGGGCCTCCCGTCCTCCGGACCGGATGTCCCGCCTCCTACACCCCGACCTAgccccatcccccccaccccaccgaCCGGAAGTGAGCACCTGCGGGCGGAGGAGACCACTGCGCAGGCCCGGACATCGCCTCGCCGCCCCCGGCGTCCATTCTACTGGCCAAGATACGGATCCACCCTGCCTAGAGTCCAACCCCACTGGCCAAGGGTCTGAGCCCACGGACCTAGATTTAGACTCTGCCGGCCAAGATTATTTCTCCGCCGACCAGGAATTCGACTCTCTTTACCAAGAACTGGACCTGGACTCCCTTAACGAAGATCTTCTTTCCCAGGCCATGCCAGATGCTATGGCAGAGACCTCTGTGAGCCCATATGAATCCCACCCGacttgtgaaccagagtatctgacAGTCGCAGAGCGAATGGAGCTCAAATCCGAGCTCGCTAAATTACAGGCGGAAATCATAGCCCTAGCCAC CCTGGCAGCCCAAGAGAGACGCTGCGGGGAGCTCCAGAGGAAGTTGGACTTCACGGCCTTGGTGGGGCTGAGGCAGAATCTGTCCAAGAGCTGGCATGATGTTCAGGTCTCCAGCGCCTACGGGAAACGGAAGACGTCAGCTGCCCTGTCCACCATGAGCTCTGCCATCTGCAGGAAGCTTGGAGACATGAAGTCGACCACATTCAGGTCTCTTGAAGGTCTGATGGGAACAATAAAATCCAGAGTCGCAGGTGGCAGACAGCTTGACAGTGACTGCCTGCCTTCTTCAGCAGGGAGTGGGGGTGATCCGCTCCCAGTTTTGGGGAGTGGGGATGACCTGCTCCCCTTTCTCGCGCCAAAATGA